A window of Serinus canaria isolate serCan28SL12 chromosome 27, serCan2020, whole genome shotgun sequence genomic DNA:
gggaggggacagacGGGCCCCGGCAGATGTGGGGACTATGGAGGGGGTGACAGCGCGGCCTGGGGCGGGTCCGGTCCTGGTCAGGCCCCGTGAGGGGGGGGGGGTTCAGCCCGGGGGTCGTTCCCACGGTGCTCCCGAAGCCCCGCCCCGCCCGTGACTCCGCCCCCAACAGAGACCGCCTCCCTTCACAGTCCCGCCCATTTATAGCACCGCCCACTTTGGGGGCCTAAAATTCTCACCGCCCCTATTGGCCACGCCTGGTGGGCGCGGCCGTGACGTAGGGCCCGCGCGCCGGCCGCCCCCTCCCGCCCCCTGGCGGCGGCGCGCTGTGACGTGGCGCTTCCGgtgcgggcggcggcggcgggaggcggtgagtggggagggggcaccGGGACCCCCGGGATGGCGGGGACACCCCGGGACCGCGGGGCTGACAGGGACACACCGGCACCTCCCGGATGGCCGGGGATGGCAGGGACACACCGGCACCCGCAGGGCTGGTAGGGACCCCCGGGATACACGGGGACCGGTAGCGACACACCGGGACCCCCGGAGACCGGCAGGGACTTCCTCGGTTCCTTCCGCCCCGCCGTGCCCGGGCCCCGCTGACCGTATCGCTCTGCTCCGTCCAGGTCGGGGATGGCCTGACCCTGCCCCGCTGGGCACCGAGGGGCTGCGGGACCCTCCGGGACCCCCGGGACCCTCCGCCGGGCCCGGTGAGGTGAGAGCAGCGCTGTCGGTTCGGTGTCTCGGGAGCGAGGAGGAAAACCCGCAGCGAGGAGCTCCCGTCCCTGCGGTCTCCGGGCACCGGGAGCAGCCCCGGCGTCTGTTCTGAGCCCGAAGGCGGTACCGGGGCTGGCCCGGGGGTCCCCGCTGCCGCCGCACAGCTCGGTCACACCGGGCACCGCGAGGTCCAGCCGGGGATCGCGGAGATGGAGCCCCCGGCCGCCCCGCTCATCCCGGGGGTGGGGGACGAGGTGACGCTGGTGGCCGGGGTGGCCGTGCTGGCGCTGGCTCTGGTGCTGGCCTGGCTGTCCACGTACGTGGCCgagggcagcagccagctcctgggcacCGGGGACGCGGCCGTCATCCGCCTCGGGCCCCTCCCGCCCTACGCGGGGCCCGCGGGGGCGGACGAGGCCCCGGAGCCCCCCGGGAACCCCGAAAGCGCGGAGGAGAAAGcggaggaggaagggggggcggcggcgcggggggaCAGCGGGAGCCCCGCCGATGCTGCCCTGGACGTGCGGAGCTTGGCCCGGGACCCCGCCGAGCCCGGTGCTCCCGGGGCGGGGGACGCGTGCCCCGGCCTCATCAAGATCCGCCTCAAGTTCCTCAACGACACCGAGGAGGTGGCGGTGGCCCGGCCCGAGGACACCGTGGGGATTCTCAAGAGGTGAGGCCCGGGTGCGCAGCACCCCCCCCCTCCGCTG
This region includes:
- the TMUB2 gene encoding transmembrane and ubiquitin-like domain-containing protein 2 is translated as MEPPAAPLIPGVGDEVTLVAGVAVLALALVLAWLSTYVAEGSSQLLGTGDAAVIRLGPLPPYAGPAGADEAPEPPGNPESAEEKAEEEGGAAARGDSGSPADAALDVRSLARDPAEPGAPGAGDACPGLIKIRLKFLNDTEEVAVARPEDTVGILKSKYFPGQESQMKLIYRGQLLQDQARTLRSLRITDNCVIHCHRSRGDSAATPALPEPGPAGPAAPGLPLGGGTLMVPTVMVVLALGWYFRINYRQLFTAPATVSLIGVTVLVTFLAFGVYGQAG